From a single Rutidosis leptorrhynchoides isolate AG116_Rl617_1_P2 chromosome 5, CSIRO_AGI_Rlap_v1, whole genome shotgun sequence genomic region:
- the LOC139850225 gene encoding uncharacterized mitochondrial protein AtMg00810-like: MGDLWTVVKPATIRVVLSLALSNKWAIHQLDVKNAFLHGKLSETVYMHQPMGFRDLHRLDYVCHLNKSLYGLKQAPRAWYQRFAEYVFDLVLFIENVTIHSSSDTLRRRIIQHLSAEFAMKDLGRLSYFLGIGVEHTKTGLFLNQSKYARELLEKAGMLSCKPATTPIEANSKLSANAGAPYSDPTYYRSLAGALQYLTFTRPDIAHAVQQICLHMHAPREGHMGALKRILRYIHGTINFGLHMTCSTSHSLISYTDADWAGCPDTRRSTSGYCVYFGDNLISWSSKRQPNLSRSSAEAEYRGVANVVSESCWLRNLLLELHRPIHKATIVYCDNVSAIFLSSNPIQ; the protein is encoded by the exons ATGG GAGATCTTTGGACAGTGGTGAAACCCGCCACGATACGAGTTGTACTCAGCTTAGCTCTTTCAAATAAATGGGCTATTCATCAGTTGGATGTTAAAaatgcatttcttcatggaaagtTAAGTGAAACAGTTTATATGCACCAACCCATGGGTTTTCGAGATCTTCATCGACTGGATTATGTGTGTCATCTAAATAAGTCTCTTTACGGTTTAAAGCAAGCACCTCGTGCTTGGTATCAGCGGTTTGCGGAATATGTTTTCGACTTGGTTTTGTTCATAGAAAATGTGACCATTCACT CTTCATCTGATACTTTACGCAGGCGAATTATTCAACATTTATCTGCGGAGTTTGCTATGAAGGATTTAGGGAGGTTGAGTTATTTTCTGGGCATTGGAGTTGAACATACAAAGACTGGTCTTTTCTTGAATCAGTCTAAATATGCCCGTGAACTTCTAGAAAAAGCCGGTATGTTATCTTGTAAACCGGCGACTACACCCATCGAAGCTAATTCGAAGCTGAGTGCAAACGCAGGTGCCCCGTATTCTGATCCCACCTATTATCGAAGTCTTGCTGGTGCCTTACAATACTTGACTTTTACACGACCTGATATTGCTCATGCTGTTCAGCAAATTTGTCTCCACATGCATGCACCTCGTGAAGGCCACATGGGTGCTCTAAAACGCATCTTACGTTATATACATGGGACTATCAACTTTGGTTTACATATGACATGTTCGACATCTCACAGTTTGATCTCCTACACTGATGCCGACTGGGCTGGTTGTCCAGATACTAGACGTTCGACCTCTGGCTATTGTGTTTATTTCGGTGACAATCTTATTTCCTGGTCCTCCAAACGCCAACCGAATCTATCGAGATCTAGTGCTGAGGCAGAATACCGTGGTGTTGCTAATGTGGTGTCTGAATCGTGTTGGTTACGTAATTTGTTATTGGAACTTCATCGTCCGATTCACAAAGCCACTATTGTTTACTGTGATAATGTTAGTGCTATATTTCTCTCTAGTAACCCTATTCAATGA
- the LOC139848381 gene encoding 7-ethoxycoumarin O-deethylase-like, with protein MSKFIFATVSDAWSRWCGTINIDQELATAILIIISILSIFWFIWTQLASNSSNPPLPPGPPALPLVGNLLSLDPELHVYFATLAKIYGPISRLWLGKKLGILITSPDLAREVLKVNDVMFANRDVPVAGKEATYGGNDIVWSPFGNQWRMLRKICVREMLSNQTLDSVYSLRKKEIRNTVNYVYKHAGTPVNVGEQMFLTILNVITGMMWGGTVKAEGREKLGAEFQQVVNQITRLLGLPNLSDFYPGLERFDVQGIQKKMKVLAKKLDGIFERMIEQRSKMSSGDENKDFLQFLLQLNKDGGDLKTPFTVDHVKALLMDMVVGGTDTTSNTLEFALAEMMRKPQVLKRAQEELETVVGKDSIVEESHINKLPYLYAIMKEVLRLHPALPLLVPHCPSESIVIGGYTVPKGARVFINAWAIHRDPSIWENPLEFRPERFLDGKWDYSGNDFNYFPFGSGRRICAGTAMAERMFMFLFGSLIHSFDWKLVEGEKHDLSEKFGIVLKKKVVLMAIPTPRLSSSIMYE; from the exons ATGTCGAAATTTATCTTTGCCACTGTATCTGACGCCTGGTCACGGTGGTGTGGAACCATCAATATCGACCAAGAGTTGGCAACCGCGATTCTCATAATCATTTCCATACTTTCTATATTCTGGTTTATATGGACGCAGTTAGCATCAAACAGCTCGAATCCACCACTACCGCCGGGGCCACCGGCTCTACCACTCGTAGGAAACCTGCTATCTTTGGACCCGGAGCTACACGTGTACTTTGCGACGTTAGCAAAAATCTACGGCCCAATATCCAGGCTCTGGCTGGGTAAAAAACTTGGTATTCTCATCACCTCGCCTGATTTAGCCCGTGAAGTGCTGAAAGTTAACGACGTCATGTTCGCCAACCGTGACGTTCCGGTTGCTGGGAAGGAAGCTACGTATGGTGGAAACGACATCGTTTGGTCACCTTTCGGCAATCAATGGCGGATGTTGAGAAAGATTTGTGTCCGTGAAATGCTCAGTAACCAAACTTTGGATTCCGTTTATTCTCTTCGTAAGAAAGAAATCAGAAATACAGTGAATTACGTGTACAAACATGCTGGGACGCCAGTTAACGTTGGGGAGCAGAtgtttttgaccattttgaatgtgATTACTGGGATGATGTGGGGTGGGACCGTCAAGGCTGAAGGTAGGGAGAAGTTGGGAGCCGAATTTCAACAGGTGGTTAATCAGATAACTAGATTGTTGGGTCTGCCCAATTTATCGGATTTTTATCCGGGTTTGGAGCGCTTTGATGTGCAAGGTATCCAAAAGAAGATGAAAGTGTTGGCAAAGAAATTAGATGGAATCTTTGAAAGGATGATAGAACAAAGGAGTAAAATGAGTAGTGGTGATGAAAATAAGGACTTTTTGCAATTCTTGTTGCAACTTAACAAAGATGGTGGAGATCTCAAAACGCCCTTCACCGTCGATCATGTCAAAGCCTTGCTTATG GATATGGTGGTGGGAGGGACGGATACAACCTCGAATACACTCGAGTTTGCTTTGGCAGAGATGATGCGAAAACCCCAAGTCTTAAAAAGAGCGCAAGAAGAGTTAGAGACTGTGGTGGGGAAGGATAGCATAGTTGAAGAATCACACATCAATAAACTGCCTTACTTATATGCCATCATGAAAGAAGTTCTTAGATTGCATCCAGCACTTCCGCTTTTGGTTCCACATTGTCCGAGTGAGTCAATCGTTATTGGTGGCTACACTGTCCCTAAAGGTGCTCGCGTGTTCATCAATGCGTGGGCTATCCACAGAGACCCTTCCATTTGGGAGAACCCATTGGAGTTTCGACCCGAAAGGTTTTTGGATGGCAAGTGGGATTATAGTGGTAACGACTTCAATTATTTCCCTTTTGGTTCTGGGCGAAGGATATGTGCAGGGACCGCAATGGCAGAGCGGATGTTTATGTTCTTGTTTGGGTCGCTTATTCATTCGTTCGATTGGAAATTGGTTGAGGGAGAAAAACATGATTTATCCGAAAAATTTGGAATCGTGTTGAAGAAGAAAGTTGTTCTTATGGCGATTCCAACACCAAGGTTGTCTAGCTCTATAATGTACGAATGA